The Zingiber officinale cultivar Zhangliang unplaced genomic scaffold, Zo_v1.1 ctg200, whole genome shotgun sequence genome includes the window GTCTATAGTTAATTGTTAAACAAGTAGATATAATGAACCATAAAGTTtattcctctctccctctcgtcCTCACTTTCTCCTCACTCCCTAATTTTCTTGATACTTGAAGAACTTTTGAGGAGGTTTTACAGGACAACTTGTTGATTTGCTGCTTCATTATGCTCCTGCTCTCGTGGAAACCCAAATCCAACACCCAGCAAGAATTTCAAAGCCCTAGAAAGGAGGATGATTAGGGAGGAGGGACTGCAAGGAAGAGGAGAGAGAGATTGAGTAGAAAAatcaaagagagagagagagggggggggggggagggggagggggggatTTCACCTACATAGGGACTGAAATTATACAATTATGTAactgtaacaaaaaaaaaattcttgtgCGTCTAATTGCAACAAAATGCACATATACTTGGTGTTTTATTTAATGTATTTACCCTTTCTGAAATCAATGTTACTTTGATGAATCAATACTACAGCAATAAAATGACATGAGCATTTGATATCATTAATTGTCATTGCACAACATGTTTTCTGGCAGTAACAGATGTTCTGCTCTGTGTTATGCGGGCTCTGATGTTGTGTTATGATTGTTTTGCATCAGGTTCAGGTCTAGAGAACGATATCTTATGAGATACTATTGCTCCAACACTGTGTTTGTGTTCTAAACATCTGTTCTGAATTCATCCAGTATTTGTGATAATAACAAATATCTTGAAACTTTGCTTGCATAAATAAATGCTCAAGTCGGTCCCACAGCACACAGTCACGTCACCAAGGGGGTCCCTGCATCAATTTGTTCATCAAATGAGCCTCAAACATTCTGTCatggaagctaggcagaagatgTCCTTATCTGCCTTTCCTGAAAAAAGAGGCAAGGTAAAATCTTTGCAGCAATCGGATGCTCATGTGACCAGTGACCATCCTTTGAAGCTTAAAGAACACAGATTAGATATTGGAGATgaaaattatgatttgttgggaTATGAAGTTTACTCTGGGAAACTTGTTCTAGATAATAAAAACAAAAGCACAACTGCTGATGAACAAATTGGATCAAGGATTGGAAACTCTGATAGTATTGATGCAAAGCTTTCAAGCAAAGCCCTAGCTTGGGGTTCCCATGTGCTACATGTTGGCGATGTCATATCAGTGAGTTCAACAAGTTTTTCTTTTAGTGGAAAAGATTCTCTCATGCTTTCTGTAAaattccttgtttttttttttgataattttgacccACTTCTGGCAGGTTTCATATACTGCTTGTTTCCGACATTTTACTGTTCATGCATACCCTCTCAGAAGAAGATCATGTGGTCTTTCTTGTTTTGTGAAACCTCAAAGATATCAAAAAGATTTTTGTTTTGTAGCATCTAATCCAGAGGAAGCCGTAAGGTGGGTCCAGAGCTTTGCAGATCTCCAATGCTACATAAACTGCTCGCCGCATCCAATAGTGTCTTGCAAGAAGCAGTCTACAAATGTAGTGGCATCTGAGCCTCTGTATGCCATTCCATATATAAAATGCAAAAGTCAACCAAGGATATTAGTGATTTTGAATCCTCGTTCTGGGCATGGTTGTTCAAGTAAAGTATTCCATAATAAAGTTGAGCCAATTTTTAAGGTGTGACAGGTCTTCTACATTCTTGACTAGGAAATAGTAGAAACTAAAAAATATCTTCAATTATTGAAAATCTGACACTACTATGAGTGTTTATGCTTGTTTATTCACAGAGAAGCTTATTGACAGCTTGCAGGCTTTGTAATGGAAGTGGTTAAAACAGAATATGCTGGTCATGCAAGAGAACTTGCTTCCACTGTAGAAATCAGCACCTACCCTGATGGTATGCTAACATAGGTTGGTTGGCTTAGATTTACACTTGAAAATCAAAAGCTTACTGTCTCACTACTGAAAATGTCTCAGGAATAGTATGTGTTGGAGGAGATGGCATTGTGAATGAGGTACATTGATTTTGCTTTCCGCTATTTACTCATCTTGTTTTGTGCATTTTATTTGTTTGGGTAAGTTAAAGTTGATTAAGAAAATCATTAGATGCAATAATAGAAATTCCTTGATAAGTGTGCATTACTAGTGCCAAAGGCTAAAAAAGTTTTGCAAAATGTTGCCCATCTTCTTCCACTTCATTCTACCACTTTTTCACCTCCAGCTCCTCATTACTCTACTGTTTCATAGTTGCCAACGTCCTGTTGAGTCTGCCTTCTTTGGCCAATGATCTGTTACAATGaatcaaaatttaataattcaaatttccAGCTAGGATAAGCTAAGTTAGGTTGTCTCTTTCTGATTTTTAGTTAAAAAGACTGGCAATTGTGCATCAATTTCCTTTAACCTGATTGATTATTTCTTTTTAGTGATCACCATCTTATGAGCTTGTCACTAAATTGACCAATTTGAATGGACAACTACTATGGAGAACTAACTTATCCCTTCCTGGAATCTTATCAACTTTGTGCTAATGCTTTTTCTCCTTTGTAGAACTATTGCATCTCCCTTACTCTTTGTAAATTTTTCTTTGCTCTCTTCCTTTTTAAGTAAGTTTAGGTGGTATGTCTCTCCCAGTGATTCTTTTATTCACTTTCtgtacatattttatttttataatctgTACAGTAAGCACAACATGATTTgctgaaaattaatattttttgtaCTTGTCTACCCTGCCAGAACTTTGATAGAAACCATGGAATTACAACATTGCTGAAGTCAATACATTTGGTTGTGAAAATTGACAGATGAATATCTGGTGCATTGATATATCTTGCTTAATATCTCTGCTGCAGATTTTGAATTTTATAGGACAGGAGCTGAACTAACATTTTAGCATCTTCCTATGAGCATTTTGAAGCTGATCAATGATATTGCAATTATATTGTGACTGCATGATCTATATTAATAGGTCTCCTTTACGTCTCGGCTTTTTTGGTATTAGATCAATTATGAACTCTATATGAACTTTGACACCAACTCTCAATGATGCCAATAACCTACTGGCTTCCTATGGTTCTTTTTCTTAGTCTGTTTGTCATCTGCCCGATAATTCACCTTTCCTGTGATGTTATATAATTCTATAGACCAAGCATTGGCTATTTGAAATTTGATAATTAGCTTACACGATCATGCAGGTACTTAATGGTCTTCTGAGCAGAGATAACCAGAAGGAAGCACTTTCTATTCCAATTGGCATCATTCCTGCTGGTTCAGACAATTCACTAGTCTGGACTATTTTGGGGGTCAGGGATCCTATTTCTGCTGCAATGGCTATTGTAAAGGTAGGTTCGTAACTAACTGGAACTAGCTGAAGCATAATCTTCTTCTCAACATTCTTGATGGTTTTCTGTCAGTTTGCATTCCtcatttaattatatttgttatTTTGAGCAATTTATGTGTTCCTAGATTTTCCAAAAATATCTCACAGTTGTTTTAGTATAGTTCTGGTTTGTTTGTAGATATTCCAATTGGAAAGAAATTTCTTGCTGAATCTGTCATTTTGCTTCTGTAAatgatttttttcttatttctctGTTGTTACCTTCCAAACACAGGGTGGACTGACTTCTACTGATGTTTTTGCTGTTGAATGGATTCAGAGTGGAGCTATTCATTATGGGTCAACTGTTTCATACTTTGGCTTTCTTAGTGatggtaaattttttttattgtctcTCTGGTTCTAGCTTCAATTGTTTTAAACTGGCTGCCTTTTTAGATGTTAATATAAATGAAGTTTCCTACATTTCCATATGATCATTGGTAAATCTATTTCTAAAAATGCCGATTGGATATATAGTTGGCAGCATTTAAATATGTAGCAAGAATAGATACTTCTCTGATAGAATTTAATGTGCCTGATTTCAGTGTCATAACTTGCTAGTGAGTCAGTTTATAGCACCAAATATTAGTGGCTCATCTAATGCAAGTGCTAGCAGGAATGATAACTAGGATTCTTGTGAGGAAGTGTGATTCTTCTCTTTTCTGTAAAATTGTTGCTATTATCATGAATCTTTAGTTTGGATGATATGAGTATCCATTAGTATTTCCATTTAGTCAAAGTAGTTTTAGTATAACTTAGGCCCTTGTCCAAGTCACAATACTTTCTAGTGAATCCAGTCCACCATGTATCTACATGATTTGCATTCAATTCTTGTTTTTATCCTTGAATTGATTCAATGTGGTAAGAAGTTGGCATGCCAATACATGCTAATTTACTATATTCTTAAATAGGGGTATTTGTCTAGTGAGTTTAGTCCCTTATTAGTAGTTCTAGCCCATGAATAAATTTATATCAAAAATGAATAcaatgcaattttttttttggtttttcccAAATTCTATATAGTATGAGAGCCACTCTCTATAAGGATCTATAGAGGTATCCCTTCGTGATCTCTCCCTCTCTCAATCATTCTTTCTCTATCCCTTATTTGTGCTTTCCGAACTGCCATGCATTACCTGGCCTTGGTTTCTCTCATACTTATCTTCCACGAAGTCTATGCAAGCTCATTGGTAAAATTTTCTCTCTTAAATCAACTTCAATTACATTAAATAGAGTTTTCATTGGTCTTCTACTATCCATCACACATTTAATTTTATTGACTCAACTTGTCTAATAATAGAATGCATGGATTATCTTTGAACATGTATGTTCTGTCTCGACctgttttttttctctctctttttttaaaaattttttttttcgagTGATGTACATAAAAGTGAACTTTAAGAGGGTTGGATAACTAACCTTGAAGGTTTGGTTCATTTGATATATAGAAGGAATTGctaaagaataaaataattattaaggaATAGAATTGACATTGAATATATTAGCAATGCCAATTCGTTAATTTGGTTTGCAGGAAGAAATGGATACTTCATTTGAATTCCTATGTTTCATTTGTAGTAATATTATCAGTAATATAGAAGTAATTGTTTTCACAAAGATAAAGTAGTCCTTCATGAAATAATTGGTTCAATTCATCCAATTCACAAGACATGTTTGGCCTGGCTGCCCGACATCCACGTTTCTCCATGGAGTAAGAATTGGTAATTTTCAGAGGATTGAATAAAAGAGTGATAGCTATTCTGCAATTAATGAATAAGTGTTCCTATGGAATTTGTATTCGGGCTTATTTTTGTAACCAaatattaaaaaacttatttcttAAGAGTTTACAGGGAATAACTATTCATATTAACTAAGCATATCATTAGTGTTTGTGGAAAGAATTGATGTGGAAAAATTCACATTCCTTACATAATGGGAATATCCAACATTgtatacaaaattagaatataagaGAGAATAGGAAACTAATTATTCCTAAAGATATCTTTCTAACTAAATCCCTTAATTTAAGGGATTTCTTACTCTGTTCTCAAGCTGTTTATTCCTGTTATTTCTATGTTGCTCGACACTCCCTCAGGCCGAGGAATATATATTTTCCATTCCTAACTTGACTATAAGATCATGCAATCTAGAACTGTTCAGTCTCTTTGTTAACACATCaacaaattataattttaaagggACATATGACATACACACTAATTCTTTCTTCAATTTTTCCTTGATGAAATGCATATCAATTTCACTATGCTTAGTCCTATCATATTGAATAGGATTATGAACAATATTGTTACTTgacttattgtcacaatagagtttCATGGGGCATTCCtatttgattttcaaataatctaGAATAATCTTCAAACAGAGTAGTTGACATAATCCTTGAGCAATGACCCTAAATTCTAATTTTGCAAATAATCTTGCCACCACATTTGCTTTCTGCTCCTTTATGTCACCATATTACCATCAAGGTAAGTACAATATCCTGTAGTTGATCTTCTATCTACTAGAGAACTTGCATAGTTTCCATCTATATAAGCTTCTAAAGCTAgtgttgttggttggtcctaggaagatcatatcggttccactgtacaaaaattttgtacaagtgtcgaacctttcctaacaacctattgtgttctttagaaattaaattcggaatcgcaaacggaacttaacgttattgattccaaatttaacttatctgttcttagtggtttagacttagatcgcaaacgatacttaacattatagatccaaatccacctaggttacaaatttaattaaatattaatttcggaaatcggctcccaggtcaaacatggcgaggcacatgaccttcttgggtatgggaacatccaccactgcctcgacaaagcctcttaacgaaattcaatatttaattttcttatataaccttaggtttaaccaaaaggaacaatcgaatcacaagatcgacaaataaaataaaagaaacacaacttcgaattacaaatccgaaaatctagaatctctagcctcttgtgtttgaaattcatacaaagaaaaactagtatgatgcggaaaacaattactagttatacctttctttgtaagcaataacctcttgatcttctaccgtattcctcttcttatctcggacgttgtgtgggcaacgatctaccgagatgagaaccaccaacaccttccttcttgcaagattcggccaccaaccttcaagctccaaaggatgcaagagcaaagcctcctttctctccttctcctagctagaaccaaccaccaaggactcctctagTGTTGATGCCACCGACCactaaggaggaagagaaaaggagaagagcaaggaactagggccgaccaccaccaaggaagagaggagaggaaaatagaatagagttatgtaaggtgaggcacctctaccccctcttttatattccttggtcttggcaaataaggaaatttaattataattaaaattcccttattctcctagctattggttaataaggaaaatttaattaaactttccttttaaccctcATCATGGCTGACCACATCacaagctccaaataaggcaagttttaaccacaaaattaaaacttccttatttgtttccggaaattttaaaataaaaatttctctattaatttttttcccttcatggttggttataaaaggaaattttataaattaaaatctctctattaaaacatgtggatgattcccaaaaaggaaagttttctctaaaattaaaatctccctttcaatctacaaataaggaaagatatcaaatcttttcttaatcttttgtagaaatttataaaaggaaatatttaattttaaaactctctttttaaatcatgaacatggttacaaaaaaggaaagtttaatcaaaaaatttaaatcttccttttatctacaaataaggaaagatatcaaatctttcacttaatcttttgtagaaaactataaaaggaaagatttaaatttaaactctcttttaaaaccatggcttccacacaaggaaatattttaaataaaatcccttttattttatatgtggacgaccacacctagcttgggcttaaagctagggccgaccactaatcTTAGCTCAATCCCTTGtctttggccggcccaagcttgggctccaagcttgcttggtcgaccacctaagggtgggcaggaagtgggtatatggtgggtataattctctatatataagaggctacgatagggaccgagaggaggaattgattttggtctcccgatgaaattaagcttcccgtgttcgtcccgaacacccaacttattttcatcaataataattcatatcactaaagaattattattgaactaccgcaccaatcccaaattacattttgggctccttcttatcatgagtgtgttaatcttcatgtatttaagatgtcggatgtccactaattaattgagttactgtcattttaattaatatcttagtccaagagtagtaccactcaaccttattttcgtgtcggactaagtccacctgcaaagtTTAACattacaatccttatgagctcctcttggggacattatcaacctagattactaggacacagtttccttctataataaacaacacacactataagtaatatcatttcccaacttatcaggcctattgatttatcgagctaaatctcaccctttgataagtcaaagaaataaatactaaatatatgtgcttgttattatattaggattaagagcacacacttccataataactaaggtcttgttcttttattaaattggtataaaaagaacttatcttaaatggtcctgctcaatacactcagaatgtactagtgtaatttatcagtcaagataaactaatacctaattacactacgactattccaatggtttgttcctttccatctcaatcgtgagctactgtttataatttatgaggaattgataacattatcttctgtgtgtgacaccatacactatactatctacaatataaattaattgaacaactacacttagcttataaatgtagatatttgaccaatatgatttttatttctaaataaatgtttatacaaaaagctaggcttttagtatacattccaacaagtaTCTCATTTCTCTTGAACAAAATTCTCTTTCCAGGAGTGCATTTTAAGTAATATAATACTCTGTAAGTAGCTTGAAGGTGAGATTCTCTTGAATCATGCATGAATTGGCTGATTACACATTTACACTCACAACATGTGCTATGTCTGGACAAGTGTGAGCAAGCTATATGAGTCTACCAACCAACCTCATACATTCTTTTGTCAACAATTAGTTCTTTCTTAGATGCTCCTATGTTGTGGATTGGATCCATCGGACTAGAAATCAATTTACACCTAATGTTCCTTGTTTCAGCTAATAGATCAGTCCTATACTTCTATTGAGAAATAAAAATTCCTCGTAGAGTATGCTACCTCAATACCAAGGAAGTACTTCAGTTTCCCAGTTCCTTTATTTCAAACTCCCTATCAATTTCGGCTTTATATcatgttttttctttttcatcattTTCGGTTACAACGATATCATCTACATGACTAGAAGAGTTGTCACCTCCCTTACTGTTGAGTGCTTAACAAAGAGAGTATGATCCCCTTGGCTTTGGTTATATCCAGACTTCTTCATGACTTTTGCAAATCTTCCAAACCATgccctaggagcttgttttagagCATAAAGAGTCTTCCTCAGTTTACCTACTATGTTACCAGTATCCCTTGCAAACCCTGGTGAGAGGTTTACATAAATTTCTTCAACTAAATCTCCATGGAGAAATGCGTTCTTAACATCATAATGTAGGAGTTGTCAGTTGAACTGTGCAACTAAAGATAGTAAAACTCTGATCGTATTTATTTTTACAATGAGAGCGAAGGTCTCC containing:
- the LOC122036722 gene encoding sphingoid long-chain bases kinase 1-like, yielding MLKSVPQHTVTSPRGSLHQFVHQMSLKHSVMEARQKMSLSAFPEKRGKVKSLQQSDAHVTSDHPLKLKEHRLDIGDENYDLLGYEVYSGKLVLDNKNKSTTADEQIGSRIGNSDSIDAKLSSKALAWGSHVLHVGDVISVSYTACFRHFTVHAYPLRRRSCGLSCFVKPQRYQKDFCFVASNPEEAVRWVQSFADLQCYINCSPHPIVSCKKQSTNVVASEPLYAIPYIKCKSQPRILVILNPRSGHGCSSKVFHNKVEPIFKLAGFVMEVVKTEYAGHARELASTVEISTYPDGIVCVGGDGIVNEVLNGLLSRDNQKEALSIPIGIIPAGSDNSLVWTILGVRDPISAAMAIVKGGLTSTDVFAVEWIQSGAIHYGSTVSYFGFLSDVLELSEKYQKRFGPLRYFVAGFLKFLCLPNYSFELEYLPMSKKSENPVEEVFEDQGRADMSEFYADIMRRSRKEGIPRVSSLSSIDSLMSPNRTPIEEIDTGGRTPACSEPSDYVRGIDPKTKRLSSGKGNLVTEPDEVLHPQPHLSTNSNWPRTRSKSRTDKTRVDLSGANDTRGTRASVMLYDKEDNSSTVSDPGPVWDAEPRWGTGPKWDAEPNWEVANPVELLVPPVDIELGSTKELVPSLEDKWVVKKGRFLGVLVCNHSCKTVQSLSSQVVAPKAIHDDNSLDLLLVGGSGRLRLLRFLISLQFGKHIALPYVDYIKVKSVKIKPGTGTHNGCGIDGELLRVKGQVMCSLLPTQCRLIGRPAEDCK